Proteins from a genomic interval of Dermacentor variabilis isolate Ectoservices chromosome 8, ASM5094787v1, whole genome shotgun sequence:
- the LOC142591053 gene encoding uncharacterized protein LOC142591053 has translation MGDSSWQSRLPLEEIQGGMTTIADVQRLGEAKLDEAIRGYIRSGAGEEQTLRENITAFRRFRFRPRVLVDVSIPSTSTVVLGKTIAFPIGLAPTAAHRIAHVEGEIAAAQAAQEARTLMILSSMSSTTIGDVRASAPDLLLWQQIYLFRNRSLTESLVRRAENQGSTAIVVTIDSSISAQAAVAAKSQFRLPNGVTLANLEASLPGHPFSYDPSSEGYLPKYRSA, from the exons TCTGCCTCTGGAAGAAATACAAGGCGGCATGACGACCATAGCCGATGTGCAGCGTTTGGGAGAAGCAAAACTGGATGAAGCGATCAGAGGCTATATCCGCAGTGGTGCTGGCGAAGAACAAACCTTGAGAGAGAATATCACAGCATTCAGACG ATTCCGCTTCCGGCCTCGCGTCCTTGTCGACGTTTCTATACCCAGCaccagcactgttgttcttggaAAAACGATTGCGTTTCCTATCGGACTGGCACCAACGGCAGCCCATAGGATCGCACACGTTGAAGGAGAAATCGCTGCAGCGCAAG CGGCACAGGAAGCCCGTACGCTGATGATACTGAGTTCCATGAGCTCTACAACGATCGGTGACGTGAGGGCCAGTGCACCCGACCTGCTCCTCTGGCAGCAGATCTACCTGTTTCGTAATCGCTCCCTGACGGAGTCGCTTGTGAGGAGAGCCGAGAACCAAGGGTCCACCGCCATCGTCGTCACCATAGACTCGTCCATCTCTGCACAGGCTGCCGTCGCTGCCAAAAGCCAATTCCGTCTTCCAAATGGCGTTAC CCTTGCCAATCTCGAGGCTTCGCTTCCCGGTCACCCTTTCAGTTACGATCCGAGCAGTGAAGGATATCTTCCAAAATACCGCTCAGCCTGA